In Plasmodium vinckei vinckei genome assembly, chromosome: PVVCY_13, a single genomic region encodes these proteins:
- a CDS encoding N6-adenine-specific methylase, putative has translation MSFLKILALVVLLINVKKNFVENKKLNFPEDIYKSYIDSKRCYRANKKWNILGKYIKNRFDKEKYFYSFIKPNDSNIVKYKLLNRYTKFKGSKIFSSENKRGENNDTLSEGEEEFVEYQEDINEKKFEKEQNEVDEVNPDLNNKKKKVIKKDKYGIPEEKLNIRRLPNSKIKSKYNFFKIKTYNETANINYKKKKILTINEGILKNKKLYSPDTYTRPMMSKVKESLFNILVHLGVFNFNNMNVIDAFSGSGNLGIECISRGLNNVTFVDLSLNSCRTIYENLKLCNIQHLNNKIIRSDVLELLKNPFKFDVLDKYNLGFFTPPYEQIIYSELVHSISKSELFDNDALIFIEYPKEIDMLPQKVDNLIGLRNRKFGRTYFAIYVINHTGKYDHTINQEEFYPLHYNRKQRRQEKYI, from the coding sequence ATGagctttttaaaaatattagctTTGGTAGTTTTGctaataaatgtaaaaaaaaattttgttgaaaataaaaaattaaattttcccgaagatatatataaatcatatattgATAGTAAACGATGTTATAGGgccaataaaaaatggaatatttTAGGGaagtatattaaaaatagattTGATAAggagaaatatttttacagtTTTATAAAACCGAATGATTCAAAcattgtaaaatataaactatTAAATAGgtatacaaaatttaaggggagtaaaatatttagtagtgaaaataaaaggggggaaaataatgatactTTATCAGAGGGGGAAGAAGAATTTGTGGAATACCAAGaagatataaatgaaaaaaaatttgaaaaagaacaaaatgaGGTAGATGAAGTGAATCCAGatttgaataataaaaagaaaaaggtgataaaaaaagacaagTATGGAATACCAGAGGAAAAGCTAAACATAAGACGATTGCCtaatagtaaaataaaatcaaaatataacttttttaaaataaaaacatataatgaaacagctaatataaattataaaaagaaaaaaatattaacaattaATGAAGGAatacttaaaaataaaaaattatattcacCAGATACTTATACAAGACCTATGATGAGTAAAGTTAAAGAgtcattatttaatatactaGTCCATTTAGGagtatttaattttaataatatgaatgtAATAGATGCTTTTAGTGGGAGTGGAAATTTAGGTATAGAATGCATTTCTAGAGGTCTTAACAATGTAACTTTTGTAGATTTATCATTAAATTCTTGTAGAActatttatgaaaatttaaaattatgtaatatacaacatttaaataataaaataattcgaTCTGATGTAttagaattattaaaaaatccTTTTAAATTTGATGTACTTgacaaatataatttaggGTTTTTTACACCCCCATATGAGCAAATCATATATAGTGAGTTAGTACATAGTATATCTAAAAGTGAATTGTTTGATAATGATGctcttatttttatagagTATCCTAAAGAAATAGATATGTTACCACAAAAGGTTGATAATTTAATTGGTTTAAGAAATCGAAAATTCGGAAGAACTTATTTTGctatatatgttattaaTCATACAGGGAAATACGATCACACTATAAATCAGGAAGAGTTTTATCCATTACATTATAATAGGAAACAACGACGCCAagaaaagtatatataa